The nucleotide window gggaggagagagagaatcccaaacaggcaccccaaaaactcattatatttctatatattagcaaAGAACAGAACATGTGGACTGCAGTTTAAAGTATCACTCACCATCACTCCACCAAAGAAAAAACTTTGTGTAATCTAACAAAATTTACATAGAACTTGAATGCTGAAAATTATAAACGTggaagaaataaatcaaagatctaaataggggcacctgggtggctcagtccgttgagcacatgactcttggttttggcccaggtcacgatctcacagtttgtgagattgagccctgagtcgggctccgtgctgcgcatggggcctgcttgggattctctcctctaccctctctcccctacccccactcgtgcatgtgcacgtgcatgcacgtgctctctctcaaaataaatacatacatacatactttaaaagaattaaaaaaaaaatccaaacaaatgaCACGTAcagtgttcatggattggaagagtcaATCTAGTAAAAAGCCAATTCTTCCCAAAATACAGCTTCATGTTATTTCTATCCAAATCctagcaagatttttttttttttagacacagACAAGattgttctaaaatttatacgGAAAGACAAAGGAACTAGTAAAGCTAAGCcatttttaagaagaagaaacaaagaggaatCCATCtacccaatttcaaaacttactatataGTGACaataatcaagactgtgtggtattggcagaatgagagagatcagtggaacagaacacagaatcagaaataaacccatgcacaTACCCCCAACTGATTAAGGAACAAAAGCAATTCAAGGAAGGCAAGACAAAAAATGAACCTCAACCCAGGCCTTGCACCTTATATCAAAACAAACTCAAATCatgaacttaaatgtaaaacttgtAGGGAAAAAAACACGTCTTCGGGATCCAGAGCGAGGCATAAAGTTCTTAGACATGACGCCAAAAGCACGatccataaaacataaaaagtaaaagctGACAAGCTGAACTTCATGACAATTTAACATTTTTGCTGAGAAAAACCCTGCTGtgtgaagaaaaagacaagataCAAGACTGAAGGGAAGTATTCGCCAATCACATACCCAAAAAGgcctagtatctagaatatacaaagaagtcTACAAACTCACCAGTAAGGAAGCAAATATACCAACTAGAAAACAGGCAAAAGCCACGAAGGGACATTTCACCAGacaggatatacagatggcaaatgaaCACATGAAACAATGTTCAGCATCGTtagccatcaaggaaatgcaaattaaaatcgcAATGAGATATCGTTATACGGCTGCTGGAATGGCTGAAACAAAAACACCGTCAACACCACGTGCTGAGAATGCAGcagggaggatgcagagaaagtccCACGCACAGTACTGGTGGGACGTGAAGCAGCACGGCCACGGTCATGGACTGAATCGTGTACCCCCAAGATGCATCATGTCGAGTCCCAACCCCATCCTCTGAATGTAACCATTTTTGTGGAATTTCTtgtatccttccatccatccatccatccttccttccttccttccttccttccttccttccttccttccttccttccttccttctttctctttctttctctctctctctctctctttttgagataaggtctttaaagacATGGTTAAGTTAAAATGCCAGCAaagccctaatccaacatgactgctATGCTTACACGaagagagacaccagggatgaGCCGACGGCGGAAagcccatgtgaggacacagccaagaaggcagccatttgcaagccaaggaaagaggcctcCGGAGAAAgcaaacctgctgacaccttgaacttggacttttagcctccagagctatgagaaaATTCACTTCTGTTGCTTCAAGCATCCAGTCTGCGGTGTTTTGTTATGGGAGCCCCAGCAAACTAATGCAGCCAGACGCTCCGGAACACGGTCTGGCAACGACCTTACAATCTACCAACTGCACTCGTGGGCATtgatcccagagaaatgaagacatgtccacacaaaaacccgTACACAAATGTGCCATCACAACCTTCtatgtaatagccccaaactgcaAACAACCCCGATGTTCTTTAGTGGGCAAATGGTTAAACCCACACCACTGAGTGTCACTCAGCAATAGAGAGGAACGAACTACCGACAGATGCAACAACCTGAACGGGTCtccgaagaagaagaagaagaaccgTGCTGAGTGAAAAGAGCCAATCCCTAAGGGTGATGCGTATGACTCCATTTACATAACGCTCTTGAAGTGACAACACTGGAGAACAGATGAGAAGTTGCCAGGACTTGAGGGCTGAGGGTGGGAGGGACGTGGGCGGGACTATAAAAGGACAACAGGATGGGTCGTTGTGGTGACGGAAATGTTTCGCGTCTGGACCACAGCGACGTCAACGCTCCCCTTGTGATACTGTACCAGCATTCCGTAAGACGGTGCCAGCGGGAGTAACAAGGTAGAGAGAGCACCTCTGCGTTTCCTTTTTTACAACTGAATGTGAACCAACAAGGATCTTAGAACAAAAAAGTTTAGCTTCATAAACCAGCAGAAAACGAGCACAAAAACCCAGTTTCTAGAAAAGCCCATCACAGGTACACGTAAAACACATACAAAGCACTCTGTAGTTATGATGGGAAGAGGCTCTAGATTTGCACCTAGTGGCAAAACATCTCAGCGCACTCACCTGCTTCACTTTGACTGTCGAGTGGTGAGGGCTTCGGCTTCTCTTACTTCGTGGAGACTTGCTTCTTCTCCCTGaggacttgtttttctttttggctggGGACCTTTTCAGAGCATGGCACACACAGGGTTTTATCTcaatttcccttcccccatataAATTCACTTCAAGTATCGAGCTTACCTACTAACACAAACAGCACATTTGTGAACGCCTCTGCTCTTCACGCTAAAGGAGGCAGGGGCTCCACTCTCCGAGCCTTGACGTCTTCCCGGCGTTCCAGACCCACATACACAGCTGCCTGCTGAACGTCCTCACAGAACATAATCCTTGCGTCCCAACCCCTCGACACCCTTTCCTCCCTCGGTCTCTGCCATCTCAGTAACTGGCACCACCATGCACCCTGCTCCTCAAGCCACACACCCAGAAGACACCCTTGACTCTCTTTACTGTCACCACCAGCGGCTCCctaacccccccccaccccccacaatcACCTCCACCCGTCAGCAAGTCCCTGGCTCtatctcctccctctcccacctcactCCTACCACACTCTCCTTGATCACTAGACGGTTTgtgctctttttttctatttctagaacAATCACGTTCATTCTGCTTCAGGTTCTTGGCACGTAGGGTCCCCTCAGCCTGGATCTTTACAAGGCTAGATTATTCTTATTTGGGTCTCAACTCAAATGGCGCCTTTTCAGAGAGGCCTTCTCTCACTTGCCTTCAAGCTCTATCCCATTCCTGTTTTAACCTCCTCCTAACGCTGGTTACTAACTGACACTATTTTCTGTTACTTTGTCTCAAGGCGAGAGCACAGCAATTTTGCGAGGGCAGACACGGCCCATCTCCTTCACCTTTGAGGCCCCAGTACCCAGGGCAGTCTCTAACAGGCAGTAAAAACTATGTTGAAGGAATAAATCAACGGGTCTATCAAGAGACCATTTTTCTTCTAAACCTCTACCAGGTAGGTCGCTTAGGCTCTCGACGGGAAACATCTGGAGGCAGATCAGTGGAAAGCCAACGACAGCACTCCATTTGTAGACAGATGGGGCAAATCTTTTATTTCAACTTGATCAATGCTATCTGCTGGGCCGTACTCGGACACGTGCTGGGCACAGGGATGAAGGACGGGGCGGGGATCCTGCCCATTAGGCATCAGGCGCTTAACGCAAGTGACACGTACCGGAGTAAACATTCTTTAGCACAAGCACGACCGGGTCACTTCCACCACCTTAGGATTAAATCCAAGCTGCTGCGCTCAGCATTCAAGGTGTGTTTCTCACGCTAGCCCTGTCCTCTCTCAATGAGCCCGACCCAAGTCCGTCCCGGGCGCCTTCCCACTTACCGGCTACCTCCTCGGGCTCGGTTCCCTCGGTGACCAGGGCGGCCCGGCTCGCCGGCCGGCGGGGACGCGCTACCGCCAGAGGAATCTGGGCGGCGGTGGGCGGGAGGCGCGGCTTCCGGGCTGAGGCGCTCCTGCTTCACCTTCAccaccaccgccgccgccgccgctgccacCATGTCCCCGTCGCGGTGCCTCCGTCGGCTCCCTCGCTCCCGCTCGCTCTTTACCTCCTTCATGCTGAGATATCAGCCGAGCCAAGGAAAAAGAGAGCCGTTGCGCTCCTCTCACTAAAGGAAATGACGGGTGACCCCTGGACTTCCGCTTCCGGGTCCGTGTTCTCCCAGAAACCCTCGCGGCGGAGAGTTAAGCACGTGATCGCGACTCTTCGGCGGAGGGCGGGGCTGTACGGGCCCGGTCCCGCTGGCGGGAGTTTTAAGGTGTCAAAAGCAAACTTCTGGAGAAAAACTACTCTCGAAGCTGTTTGTGGAGGCATTATTAGTAATTACTAAACACGGAGGCAATCTGAATGCCCACCAGGAGGAAACTGTTTAGCCAGCCGATCGGTGGTCTGTCGCCATTCGCAATGCTATTTACACACTGTGACAGACAGAGGAATCCCTGACTTGTTCAACGAATGAAACGGGGTAAAAAATTGTGCGCAAACTGTGATTACGTTTATCTTTGGAAACACGAACTTAAAAAGAGACGGAAATGCAGTCGCAGCTGGCAGCCAGTGGGCAAATCATTAGTATTTACCCCTCTGTTCTTGAACTTTCTGTTATGTTGTCATTTCTCCatttagttaaaaacaaatacttaaaaaaaattttttttcaagtaatctctacacccaatggtggggctcgaactcaacccCGCGATCAGAAGTCACACGCTCCACCccactcactgagccatccaggcgtccccgcaaaagaaatactttatttatttttttattatatttttttagttttttttactatgaaatttattgtcaaattggtttccatacaacgcccagagctcatcccaaaagatgccctcctcaatacccatcacccaccccccatcaatcctcagtttgttctgtttttaagagtctctgaaaCTTGGCcccactaggggcgcctgggtggctcaggtcatgatctcacggtttgtgagttcgagccctgcgtggggctctgtgctgacagctcagagcctggagcctgcttctgattctgtgtctccctctctctctgccccttccccactcatgctctctctctctctgtctcagaaataaataaacattaaaaaaaaaaataaagtaaataaataaaacttgggcCCACTAGATGGCTTCCTCTGGAAATCTCCTGAACCCTTCACTCAGGAGTCACATGACTCCCGTTTTGCAGGTGACAAAATTGGGGGGCTGAGAGGGTGACCTGCCACCTCATTCAACTTGCGAGCAAGATGAAGCGCAGGAACTTGAACTCCTGTTTTGCCTGCTTCCAAGAGCATCAAGGCGACTCGCTGAACAGGAGGCCTGACAAACTAAGCGCCAGGAGAACTCTTCCGTAAGGCGGCTCGGAAACTCGCGCGCTGCTGGCCCCGCCCCACTCCGAGGCCCCGCCCAGGCCACGAGGCCGGGAGAGGAGGTTTCCATGGAGACGGCAAACAAGGCGCATATTTGAGGGGCTGCCGCTGGACTACTACCCCCGTCGCTGCCATGATCCCCCCTGCGGACTCTCTGCTCAAGTATGACACCCCGGTGTTGGTGAGCCGAAACACGGAGAAGCGGAGCCCCAAAGTAAGGAGGGGTCTCAGGGGGCGTCTCAGGGGGCGGGGGAGCCTGGAAGCTCGGATACAGAAAGGTTCCGGCGTTGAGGAGGGGGAATCCCGAGGGATAAGGTTTGCAGCAACTGGAAGAGAAGGGAATtgggatgggggaaggaggaTGGGAGAGCGGAACAAGAAACCCAGATGGGGGACCCCAGAGGGCAGATTTAGGATGAGAAAGGAAGTCAAAGAGATGGATGGGGCTCACCCTTTATCGTAAGTAGCCTGGTCCAAGAACGGATCTGGTGGTGACTACTCCATCACTAGAGGCGTGAAAGCAGAGGGCTGAGCACCCTTGCCAGAAACGTCGTTCCAGGAGATACAAGCCTTGGGTCAGGGTGGGACCAAAGGCTCTTCATGGCTTCCTTCAGCTAAGACACAACTTCTGaccagaggagagatgggggaagtgagctgggaagaggggaggggtgtTGAGTAGACCTGGAGCAACCCCAAGGGCTTGGATGTGTGGATTTCAGTGCCTGAATGACCTCCTGCCCTATCTTGCCTCTTCTCAGGCACGGCCGCTGAAAGTCAGCCCCCAGCAGCCTGGACCTTCGGGTCCGGTCCCACAGCCACCAAAGACCAAGCTTCCCTCAACATCCTGTGTCCCAGATCCTACGAAGCAGGCAGAAGAAATCTTGAATGCCATTCTGCccccaaggtaaaaaaaaaaaaaaaaaaaaaaaaaaatgggagcgGTGGCTGACAGAAAGCCCAGGTTTTGCATTCCAGTGCTCCGCAACTTAGGAAGAGGCACCCTGTCTCTGTTCCTGGCCAGGATTTCCTCCCAGCATCCCAGAACTCCTAGAGCTTGCAGATGGCTGGATCCTGGGAGGATGGGGGGGACCTCTTCTCTGCCATCCTCATTTCCCAAGCGCTCTAACCCAAGCCTgcggctttaaataccatctatatgCTGATGGCTCCCAAATGTGTTATCCCCAGTCCTGTCCTTTCCTCGAAGCTCCAGACCCATATGTTCTACTGCTTTCTCATGATCTTCATGAAGGTGCCTCATAGACATCTCACCCTTCAGCATGTCCAAACGAAATCACAGAGCGTCCCTCTCCCCACCTACTCGTCCCCAGTCTTCTCCTTTCTACTAGTAGCTCAGGCCACCCTGCGTTCCTTTTGGTCTCTCACATCACACGTCCTATCCTTCATCAACTTGTTTTGGTTCCGCCTTCAAACGGACATCCCCAATCCAACCACTTCCCACCGCCTCTGCTTCCACCATCTTGTTCCTCGTCACTGTTTGTCACCTACAGTGGCCTCCTGTCTGAAAACCTTGCTTCTGCTCTTTGCCCCTACGATGTATCCTCCGAACAGCCCCGAAATCACAAGCCAGATCATGCCAGTCTTCTACCAGGAACTCTTTACTGGTTTCCCATGTGACTCAGGCTAAAATCCAAAGTCTTTAGAATGACCCGGAAGCCCTGGCATGATCTCGTCCCTCACATACCATGATCTCGTCCCCTGTTATTCTCCTTCTTGTTCAGTGTACGAATGCCATAGGGCTGTCTGCTCACTGCTTCTGAAACACCTTCCATCACCCTCAGGGCCTTGACGGTTGCTGTTCTTACTGCTAAGGATACTCTTCCCCTGACGTCCACCTCAGtccctttgtctctttcctcGGGTCTTGCTCAAATGTGATTTCCTCAAGGGGGCCTTCCTTGCGGATCCTTGTAAAAGAGCACCTTCTGCCTTCTTCACCGTCCCCTTACCCTGCTTCTTCCTCCTGCAGCCGCATTGATCACTATCTGACATGCTTTGTTGATGATTCTTATGGGATCGGTTGACAGTACGGTTTCGAAGGCTGTGATGTAAAGAGAGACTGCAGTCTCGTCTGAGATGGAAGTCAAAGAAGGGACGGGTGATTTTTCAGGTGGTTCTTTcccatcaataaaatggaaatcctcggggtgcctgggtggctcagtcggttaagtgtccgacttcggcccgggtcatggtctcacggttcatgagttcgagccccacatcgggctctgtgccgccagctcagagcctggagcctgcttcggattctgtgtctccctctctctctgcccctcccccacgcgcgtgcgctctctctctctctctctctctctctctctctctcaaaaataaacatttaaaaacattttttaaataaataagtaaatggaaatcctcccccccccacagtgATTCTACCCTCAGGCTCCCTCCTCGTGGTTCTGGAACCTGGCCATGCCTCTGACACGAGGTCTACTatagtgggggctgggggcgggggccacATAGGCACACACCTTCAGGCACACACCTCCCCACTGCACACATCTGCCCCATTCTGGCTGGCAAGGTTCATGGTGCCCTGTGCCTCCCACCCCACAAGTCAGTGGGGGAATTCTCACTGGGCCTTCTGTTCCAACCAAGCAACAATGACCATGAATCTGTCCTCAACCCGCTAGATTAAGATCTGGAACACAGGTGATGTTTTCACGGGGACACGTAGGAAGGTGGGAGTTGGCCCACAGCTAGGGGCCCCGTGGAGGTGGCTTAGTGGGTGTGGCTCTGGAGCCATCCGCTCCTCAAGGAAGAGAGGGGGGTAGAGGATTGCGGCGGGCTGGGGACCGAGCTGCCCCCTCGCTCCCGCTCAGCCAGAGAGCTCAAAGGGCCGCCTCTGCTCGGGTCCCGAAGACCCCGTGGTCGATGGGCCTGCTCAGCCTCGCTGTGTCTGTGCCACAGGGAGTGGGTGGAAGACACGCAGCTATGGATCCAGCAGGTGTCCAGCGCTCCCAGCACCAGGATGGATGTAGTGCACCTGCAGGAGCAGCTGGACCGGAAGCTGCAGCAGCGACAGGCCAGGGAGACGGGCATCTGCCCCGTGCGCAGAGAGCTGTACTCGCAGTGCTTCGGTGAGTGGCGCGGCGTGCGCGGTggaggtcggggtgggggggatccgACGCACATCtgccgccccctccccttcccttcgaGCACAGTCCCCAGCCCTGAGCGTCCCTGAGCTGCAAGCCCACCCCATCCCGGAGTCGTCTTGTGTCCCCCTACCTGCCCCACACCCAGGAACTGCCAAACGCGCCTCCTTCCCGCTCTTTGCCCGCCGACCTGACAACCGGGTTCCTAACCTCTCGGCAAATGTTCGGAGGTAAGATGAGAACTTCCGTtctaagtctttttcttttcaaagatttttataataagcatgtgctgattttttaaaatcggAACAATTAACGTGCTAGATTCATATCCATCGACCAATATTCCAGCCCTTGGGCCGGGGAAATATTTCAGGGCAACTTACTGTTAACTGATAGTCACGAGCGATTTAAGTGATCGTGTCAAATGGCTGTCCCCCAACCAAACTCACTGGCCCCTGTGGACTCTGACGTTCAGACTGCCTCCAAACCCTGAGGCAGCTGCAGGGGCTGGCAGGCTCCCTTCAGTGTGAGTATGATTAGGGTCTGCTCTCCAGGTCGGCATTTATGAAGAGATGGGTGGGCAGGCTCTAAATCCTACTGTTTCCAGCCCCAAGCCTGTCAAGCTAGAGGGCACACAGGATTTCCCTGCTGCTGTAAAGCAGacgtcacggggcgcctgggtgattcagtcattCGAGTGCCCGAGTCTTGAGGTCCAactcatgaggtcatgatctcacaggtcgtgggatcaagccccatggcaggctccgcacggtcagtGTGGgatcctctctgcttctctctgtccccctcccaaaataaacattaaaaaaataaaaataaaaataaagcagtcaTCACCTTCAAACTGAAAAGTCCAATTTCCATGACTAGTACCCTGGAGGTTTTGCCTGAGGGTGGAAGAGAGGGGCCTCAGGGCCGCAAACAAACCTGGGGGcgcctgtctccctctgtcccggGCCCCCAAGTGCCAAGTTCAGAGCAGTGGCTGTATAGCAGGGCTCCTGGGGCCTCTGTCTCCAGGTGAGGAGGACACACGCTAGCACCCTCCCCAGGAGGGAGGGTGGTTAGCCGGAGACGTGgtgcccttccctcctgcctgccctcctgACCTCGGTGTGTGTGTGCTTTGGAAGATGAGCTGATCCGGGAGGTGACCATCAACTGTGCGGAGAGGGGACTGCTGTTGCTACGAGTCCGGGACGAGATCCGCATGACCATCGCCGCCTACCAGACCTTGTACGAGAGCAGCGTGGCCTTTGGCATGAGGAAGGCGCTACAGGCCGAACAGGGGAAGTCAGACATGGAGAGGAAAGTGAGTGGGGTTGACCCTGGAGCTTCAGCCCTCTGTGACTCTTCTGTCAACCTCAGGGTCACATGCTTGTCGTTCCAGACGACATTCTGACAACCGAGGGTGCCATCCCCTCAGAGGGCACCCCCCCCCCGTGTCCCCCGGGGTTCAGCCTGGTGCTGGCAGAGctggctcctcttggctgtgccGTGCCAGTCACTGACCTCCCACTGGGTGGCAGTACAGACCCGGGCCACGTCTCAGGTTGGACAGCTGTGTCCCAGGTCCCCTCTGAGGCCCAGGCACTCACACCGCCCCATCCTCTTGGCAACGTCCCAGGATGACGGGAGGTTCTGTCCTCAGATTGCAGAATTGGAAACGGAAAAGAAAGATCTGGAGAGGCAAGTGAATGAGCAGAAGGCCAAATGCGAGGCCACCGAGAAGCGGGAGAGCGAGAGGAGACAGGTGGAGGAGAAGAAGCACAATGAGGAGATTCAGTTCCTCAAGCGGACGAATCAGCAGCTGAAGGTGAGCCCCGTGCAGGCCCAGGTGGAGGGGTTCCTGCCCGCGCCCTCCCCcaaactccccccaccccggccccacgGCTCCGTTTCCTGCAGGGGCCTCCGAATACTTGTCCACATGTACTGCCAAGGACTAaaggaagctggggggggggggatgcgggGGGATGCAGGGTGAGGGGTCATTACACAGATTCTCCACCCTTCTGTCTCTGGAGGGGGGCTCTGAATTTCCACGACCCCTCAGCCTGGCTCCTCAGCCCCTCCAAGTGGATGGTTTTGTTGCCCTTGGAAAAGTTGCCCAGCGTCCAGGAGAGATGGATATGGCAGAGTGGAACTTCTCTCCCGTTACGGCTGGCATTCTGGAGCCTTCCTGGAGTGGGCGGGATGTCTTCAGCAGGCTTTCGTGGGGGTGCCGTCCCGCCTGCAGCCCCCTCTGAGGCACAGCATTTGGGGCcggcagggaaggagaagaacCATTTGAAGTCAGAAACCCTGCCCGGGTGTGTGGTCAGAGGAACTCAACTGTAGGTATTTTTCCTCCAAGCCCCTTTGCCGGTGGTTTACTTTCACCCAGCTGAGCTGAGATGGGGGCCAGGCGTCCCAAACTCCAGGCTCTCCATGGGATCTAAAGGTTCTCAAAGGCTGTGCCCCCAGAGCAGCGGCAGCATCACCCGGCAACTTGGAGAAATACCAATTATTGGGCCCATTCCGGATCTACTGAATGAGAAACTTTGGGGTTCGGGCCCAACAACCTAGCCAGGTCTGCAGGTGATTCTGGTGCTTGCCTGAGTTTGCGAACCACTGTTCTAGGTAGGGGACCTGTTGTTGAGTGGCCGTCTCCCACGGCCCTGGccgcaggggcccctgggtggatctccctcccctccctagtCTCACGGAAAGCTTACAGTCTTGCGATTGGCAGGCCTCTTGGGGCTACACCAAGGACAGGCATTTGAGATAAAGAGGGCTTGTATTAACTGCTAGCGCAGGATGACAGATTCTCTCGTTGCTGAGTTTCACAAAGAAAAGCTAGACACTTCACAGCCGGCCACGAATCTGTTGACTTAGCAGCCTCTGAAGCTGCGTGCCTTATCTGCCACGTTCCTTGATCACCAGCCCGAGTTCTTCAGTTCCCCCTACGGTACCCGCAGCCAGAGCAGAGCAGAATATCTTGGCATCTTTCTAACATTTACAAGCAACCTTGTCATCCCCTGGGTGAAGGACTCTTTAGAAGTGAGTTATTTTTATTGGCTCCAAGCTGCACTGCAAATAAAGCAGTGTTTGCAGTCCCCAGGATAGACCTACTTAAAGATCTGTCCACACACCATGATAGTAAATTATGTTACCGGCTGCTGGAGGAGCAGAGTATATAACTCCCAAGGGCCTTGAGCTTTACATACAAGATGGACAGCTCCCTACTTACTGGTAGCAATTCTCTCTAATTGGGTGTCAAGTTGTCTCGGTGGCTGAAAAATTGCTGTTTCCCAAACCTCTTGTCCCAGCACAAGAGCTCCCAGGATCCCAAACCAGAGAGCCAAATGTTTAACTTAGCATTTCAGGCCTGAAATCTGAGCCACGAGAAACCACTATTTCAACAACttttattcaatttccttttcgATGCTTTATGTTCTACACTGAGCCattattgtatggaaaccaggaCAGCTCCGGTTTCTCCTAATGTAGCAAGACCATATGCCAAGCCAGACATCAGCTAATCTAGGAAATATGGAATTGGGAATGAAGGGAAAAACACTTGGAGGGGCTGCGTCGGATTCTTCTTCCCAGAGCCTTTTATCACCTCTCAGCTATTTGTTAGGCTGCAAACTTCAAATAATTAAcggagtttgtttttgtttttcaggccCAACTGGAAGGCATTATTGCACCAAAGAAGTGATAATTTCCATATGGGTCTCAGCAAGCACTGCTACCCCATCATAAGCCcgttgtaataaaaaaaaaagctagtctCCTGAGTGAACAAGCCATACCCTCCCCTGATCACCACCCACACGTTTGTCAGAAGTCACACGTGGCCCCAGTGTCATGAACACCTAGGTCTGGCAGCCAGGCTCTCGGCCGGGCAGCGGAAGGTGCCACAGTCTCTGTACGTGGCCAACCTTGGGATTCGCCAACCCGAGCAGTCAGGCTTTCTGCCCCGTCCCTCGCAGGTGAGGCAACGGCCCTCCCGCCACTGCTCCACACTGGCACTTATTTCTAGCCAAATGAagctgcctccctgccctggtCCTGGTCCGCGATTCATCTTAGACCTGAACTTGGGCTTCTGGGGCCTGTCTTTCCCTTACTTGGTGCCTTTCACCATCCCTACCCCAGTGCAGTTCTAGTGGCTCATTTTGGAGATTTGGGTTTATGTGATGTTGTTTTATCCCTGCCCACCTAGCCCACCACGCCTACTTCCCCAGTTTGCACAGTTGAGGAGGCGCCAAAGGCGGAGTCAAACCCGCCTTGAGAAAGTAAATGTTTGCTGGGAAGAAATACAAGTCACAAGGTCCCCGGTGAGCTGCCTGCACCTCGGCCCCTGCCTGCCGATTTGGTTTGTTCATCTTATTCTGCAGAAAACCAACCCCTGACCCTACACCCCTAACTGGCTGGGGCTTCATAACTGGAGAGGTACCCAGACCTCACATGCAGCTCTAATTATTAATGGTTAGGCTATGGCCTGTAGACTGCACTTTAGTATTCCTTGTAAGTTAAATCCAAAGTTTGGAGGCCCGTAAACCCAGAAGAGGAAGTTAGCGAAACAAAGCTTTAATTTAGGGCAATCCGGGTGGGCCAGTGCAGCAAGATGACTCCATCCATTTAAATTTCACAAGGAACACACCTAAGGAGGCACTGACATGTCCACTCGGTTGGAATGCCTCAAGCTGCATTCCCAAGGAGCCAAGGACTCTCCTTAGAGCTTTGACCCGACATCATCCCAGTGAAGGCTCCAAGGCTCCCTGGAAGAATCGCATTCCTACAGGAAGAGCTGTGTTCCCAAACATGCCCCACGCAGCTCTAATCTCAGATCCGAAGTCACAGCTTTCACCCT belongs to Felis catus isolate Fca126 chromosome C1, F.catus_Fca126_mat1.0, whole genome shotgun sequence and includes:
- the DNALI1 gene encoding axonemal dynein light intermediate polypeptide 1, which encodes MIPPADSLLKYDTPVLVSRNTEKRSPKARPLKVSPQQPGPSGPVPQPPKTKLPSTSCVPDPTKQAEEILNAILPPREWVEDTQLWIQQVSSAPSTRMDVVHLQEQLDRKLQQRQARETGICPVRRELYSQCFDELIREVTINCAERGLLLLRVRDEIRMTIAAYQTLYESSVAFGMRKALQAEQGKSDMERKIAELETEKKDLERQVNEQKAKCEATEKRESERRQVEEKKHNEEIQFLKRTNQQLKAQLEGIIAPKK